A genomic region of Eucalyptus grandis isolate ANBG69807.140 chromosome 5, ASM1654582v1, whole genome shotgun sequence contains the following coding sequences:
- the LOC104445813 gene encoding DExH-box ATP-dependent RNA helicase DExH18, mitochondrial, with amino-acid sequence MARGAAAASFLRICRSRDNGSRNGALLSYRRFGSGSGQFGRSAASRDRGLDPNLDARSRPVSRSLGQLLLRKNLLCRSPYFRVVSAVDARLYCSSADKGKDLEDARVFGSGVMGGENGDGVESLKFAECLDRLAEDGDDLKGENACESISFVDNGGSDESDEWHMVMGEEDGSGGSVSSTVDVAYKNVGSRDPVDLYRELRDSEERANLSRDKWKILQEIFRCLAESPWASNQALAIYIGMSFFPTAARKFQTFFSKKRPANITMYLISLGPSQEAVKFLFPIFVEFCLEEFPDEIKRFRGMIESADLTKPHTWFPFARAMKRKIIYHCGPTNSGKTYNALQRFMEAKNGVYCSPLRLLAMEVFDKVNSLGVYCSLHTGQEKKNVPFSNHVACTVEMVSTDHLYDVAVIDEIQMMADPYRGYAWTRALLGLKADEIHVCGDPSVLNMVRKICSDTGDELQECHYDRFKPLVVEAKTLLGDLRNVRSGDCVVAFSRREIFEVKLAIEKHTNHRCCVIYGALPPETRRQQANLFNDQDNEYDVLVASDAVGMGLNLNIRRVVFYTLSKYNGDKMVPVPASQVKQIAGRAGRRGSRYPDGLTTTFELNDLEYLIECLKQPFEEVKKVGLFPFFEQVELFACQLSNVTFCKLLEKFGENCRLDGSYFLCRHDHIKKVANMLEKVPGLSLEDRFNFCFAPVNVRDPKSMYHLLRFATAYSQKLPVNIAMGMPKGSARNDAELLDLETKHQVVSMYLWLSHHFEEETFPYVKKAEAMATGIAELLGQSLKVANWKPESRQAGKPKPKEKPEQKEDGYERPQSLAKLFSLRRQNKVPEIPHAEKLST; translated from the exons ATGGCGAGaggcgccgccgccgcttccTTCCTTCGGATTTGCCGCTCCAGGGACAACGGGTCCAGGAACGGAGCCCTGTTGTCGTACAGGCGTTTCGGCTCGGGCAGCGGGCAGTTCGGCCGCTCGGCGGCGTCTCGGGATCGCGGGCTCGACCCGAATCTCGATGCTCGAAGTCGCCCGGTTTCTAGGAGTTTGGGGCAGTTGCTGCTTCGGAAGAATCTGCTTTGCAGGAGTCCGTATTTTAGGGTGGTGAGTGCGGTGGACGCGAGGTTGTATTGCTCGTCGGCGGACAAAGGGAAGGATTTGGAGGACGCGCGTGTTTTTGGGTCCGGAGTGATGGGCGGGGAAAATGGCGATGGCGtagaaagtttgaaatttgcTGAGTGCCTCGACCGGTTAGCGGAGGATGGAGATGATTTGAAGGGGGAAAATGCGTGTGAGTCCATTAGTTTTGTTGATAATGGCGGTTCGGATGAGAGTGATGAATGGCATATGGTGATGGGTGAAGAGGATGGAAGCGGCGGTAGTGTTAGTTCGACCGTAGATGTTGCCTATAAGAATGTGGGATCGCGTGATCCTGTGGATTTGTACAGGGAACTTCGTGATTCTGAAGAGCGCGCGAACCTGAGCCGAGATAAGTGGAAGATCCTCCAGGAGATTTTTCGTTGTTTAGCGGAGTCGCCGTGGGCATCTAATCAGGCTCTTGCCATCTACATAGGCATGTCTTTTTTCCCAACTGCAGCCCGcaaattccaaacttttttctcCAAGAAACGCCCCGCCAATATCACCATGTACTTGATTTCACTTGGCCCATCTCAGGAAGCTGTTAAGTTCTTGTTCCCTATATTTGTCGAGTTTTGCTTAGAAGAATTTCCTGATGAGATTAAGCGGTTTCGGGGCATGATTGAGTCGGCTGACTTGACAAAGCCCCACACTTGGTTTCCCTTTGCACGAGctatgaaaagaaagataatataTCATTGTGGTCCAACCAACAGTGGGAAGACATACAATGCTCTGCAGCGCTTCATGGAAGCAAAGAATGGCGTTTATTGTAGTCCGCTTAGGTTGTTGGCTATGGAAGTGTTTGACAAGGTGAATTCTTTGGGAGTTTACTGTAGTCTTCACACTGGGCAGGAAAAGAAGAATGTCCCTTTCTCGAACCATGTTGCTTGTACTGTGGAAATGGTGTCGACCGATCACTTATATGATGTGGCAGTAATTGATGAGATCCAGATGATGGCAGACCCATATAGAGGCTATGCATGGACAAGAGCATTGCTAGGACTTAAGGCTGATGAGATACATGTTTGTGGGGATCCAAGTGTTCTGAATATGGTGAGGAAAATCTGTTCTGATACTGGGGATGAGTTGCAGGAATGTCACTATGACAGATTCAAGCCACTGGTTGTTGAAGCCAAGACGCTGCTGGGGGATCTTCGCAATGTTCGATCCGGTGATTGTGTAGTTGCTTTTTCTCGGAGAGAAATATTTGAGGTTAAATTGGCTATTGAGAAGCACACCAATCACCGCTGCTGTGTCATATATGGTGCCTTGCCACCTGAGACTCGAAGACAGCAAGCTAACTTGTTTAATGATCAAGACAATGAGTATGATGTCTTGGTTGCAAGTGATGCGGTGGGGATGGGTCTCAATCTTAATATCAGAAGGGTTGTGTTTTACACTCTCTCGAAGTATAACGGCGATAAGATGGTGCCAGTTCCTGCATCACAGGTGAAGCAGATTGCAGGAAGAGCTGGTAGAAGAGGAAGCCGATATCCCGATGGGCTTACAACTACCTTTGAGCTTAATGATTTGGAGTACCTCATTGAGTGTTTAAAGCAGCCATTTGAAGAAGTTAAGAAGGTGggtctctttcctttctttgagCAGGTTGAGCTCTTTGCTTGCCAACTTTCCAATGTTACGTTCTGCAAGCTACTTGAGAAATTTGGTGAAAATTGCCGTCTTGATGGCTCATACTTCTTGTGCCGGCACGACCATATTAAGAAGGTTGCAAACATGTTGGAGAAGGTCCCAGGGCTATCTCTTGAAGATCGCTTCAACTTTTGTTTTGCACCAGTTAATGTCAGAGACCCAAAATCAATGTATCATCTTCTGAGGTTTGCCACAGCTTATAGTCAAAAATTGCCTGTTAATATAGCAATGGGCATGCCCAAGGGCTCTGCTCGAAATGATGCTGAGCTTTTGGATCTGGAGACCAAACATCAGGTGGTGTCTATGTATCTGTGGTTGTCTCACCACTTTGAGGAGGAAACTTTTCCATATGTTAAGAAGGCAGAAGCTATGGCGACAGGCATTGCTGAGTTATTGGGTCAGTCTCTGAAAGTCGCTAACTGGAAACCAGAATCAAGGCAGGCAGGAAAACCAAAGCCTAAAGAGAAGCCTGAACAAAAGGAGGATGGCTACGAGAGACCACAGTCACTTGCCAAACTATTTTCTTT GAGAAGACAGAATAAGGTCCCGGAAATTCCACATGCTGAGAAATTGTCTACATAG
- the LOC104445814 gene encoding potassium transporter 10: protein MDSRVEMDDEAENRGGMWDLEQKLDQPMDEEAGRLRNMYREKKFSTLLLLRLAFQSLGVVYGDLGTSPLYVFYNTFPKGIEDTEDVVGALSLIIYSLTLIPLLKYVFVVCRANDNGQGGTFALYSLLCRHAKIKTIPNQHRTDEELTTYSRTTFHEKSFAAKTKRWLERHASRKNMLLMLVLVGTCMVIGDGILTPAISVLSAAGGIKVDHPHMSNDVVVLVAVIILVGLFSMQHYGTDKVGWLFAPIVLLWFILIGAIGIVNIFKYDSSVLRAFSPVHIYRYFKRGGRERWTSLGGIMLCITGTEALFADLAHFPVLAVQIAFTVVVFPCLLLAYTGQAAYLMKNKNHVSDAFYRSIPDSIYWPVFIIATLAAIVASQATISATFSIIKQALALGCFPRVKVVHTSKKFLGQIYIPDINWILMILCIAVTAGFKNKSQIGNAYGTAVVIVMLATTFLMTLIMLLVWHCHWILVLMFTVLSLVVECTYFFAVLFKVNQGGWVPLVIAAAFLVIMYVWHYGTVKRYEFEMHSKVSMAWILGLGPSLGLVRVPGIGLVYTELASGVPHIFSHFITNLPAIHSVVVFVCVKYLPVYTVPEEERFLVKRIGPKSFHMFRCVARYGYKDLHKKDDDFEKKLFDNLFLFVRLESMMEGCSDSDEYSLYGQQTERSREGLVMKSEGVSNSVDTTISSVDAIVPIKSPVHANNMTTSSGQASSQTDELEFLNSCRDAGVVHIMGNTVVRARRESRFYKKIAVDYIYAFLRKICRENSVIFHVPHESLLNVGQVFYV from the exons ATGGATTCAAGGGTTGAAATGGACGATGAAGCTGAAAACAGAGGCGGCATGTGGGATTTGGAGCAAAAGCTTGATCAGCCCATGGATGAGGAGGCTGGTAGGCTCAGAAACATGTACAGAGAAAAG AAATTTTCAACATTGTTGCTTCTTCGGCTTGCATTCCAAAGTCTTGGGGTGGTTTATGGGGATCTTGGCACATCCCCTTTGTATGTGTTTTACAATACATTTCCAAAGGGGATAGAAGATACAGAAGATGTGGTTGGAGCTCTGTCGCTGATCATATATTCTCTAACTCTCATTCCTCTCCTCAAGTACGTTTTTGTGGTGTGCAGAGCGAATGACAATGGCCAAG GTGGAACGTTCGCTCTTTACTCATTGCTTTGTCGACAtgcaaaaatcaaaacaattcCAAACCAGCATAGGACTGATGAGGAGCTCACGACATATAGCCGCACCACATTCCATGAGAAATCCTTCGCTGCGAAGACCAAACGATGGTTGGAAAGACATGCATCCAGGAAGAATATGCTTCTTATGCTTGTCCTTGTGGGCACTTGTATGGTGATTGGCGATGGAATTCTCACCCCAGCTATATCAG TTCTTTCGGCCGCTGGTGGGATCAAGGTAGATCATCCACACATGAGCAATG ATGTCGTGGTTCTCGTGGCTGTCATAATATTAGTAGGTCTCTTTAGCATGCAACATTATGGTACTGATAAAGTTGGTTGGCTGTTTGCCCCGATAGTGCTGCTTTGGTTCATTTTAATTGGTGCAATTGGCATAGTCAACATCTTCAAATACGATAGCAGTGTGCTGAGAGCTTTTTCCCCTGTACATATATACCGATACTTTAAAAGGGGAGGAAGGGAACGTTGGACCTCACTTGGAGGCATTATGCTTTGCATAACAG GAACTGAAGCCCTCTTTGCAGATCTAGCCCATTTTCCAGTGTTAGCTGTACAGATTGCTTTTACAGTAGTAGTCTTTCCTTGCCTTCTTTTAGCGTATACAGGACAAGCAGCAtatttgatgaagaacaagaaCCATGTTTCCGATGCATTTTATCGTTCAATTCCAG ATAGCATCTATTGGCCAGTATTCATCATTGCAACTTTGGCAGCTATAGTTGCAAGTCAGGCCACAATATCCGCCACATTTTCGATAATCAAGCAGGCACTTGCACTAGGCTGTTTCCCCAGAGTCAAAGTAGTTCATACATCAAAGAAGTTCTTGGGTCAGATATATATTCCAGATATTAACTGGATCTTGATGATTCTTTGCATTGCCGTGACCGCTGGTTTTAAGAATAAAAGCCAAATTGGAAATGCCTACG GAACTGCTGTGGTAATAGTCATGCTTGCGACCACCTTCCTTATGACTCTGATCATGCTTTTGGTATGGCATTGCCACTGGATTCTGGTCCTGATGTTCACGGTTTTGTCGCTTGTGGTGGAGTGCACGTACTTCTTCGCTGTGCTCTTCAAGGTCAATCAAGGCGGTTGGGTCCCTCTAGTGATCGCGGCAGCTTTTCTTGTCATTATGTACGTTTGGCATTATGGAACAGTGAAGCGATACGAGTTCGAGATGCACAGTAAGGTCTCCATGGCATGGATCCTTGGGCTCGGGCCGAGCCTGGGACTGGTTCGAGTGCCTGGAATTGGGCTTGTGTATACTGAGCTCGCTAGCGGTGTCCCGCACATATTTTCGCATTTCATCACCAACCTCCCCGCTATCCATTCCGTGGTGGTGTTTGTCTGTGTGAAATATCTTCCTGTATACACAGTCCCTGAAGAAGAGAGGTTCCTCGTGAAAAGAATCGGCCCGAAGAGTTTTCATATGTTCCGGTGTGTCGCGAGATATGGATATAAAGACCTCCACAAGAAGGACGACGATTTCGAGAAGAAGCTGTTCGATAACCTCTTCTTGTTCGTTCGGCTCGAGTCGATGATGGAAGGGTGTTCAGACTCTGATGAGTATAGTCTGTATGGGCAGCAAACTGAGAGATCAAGGGAGGGCCTTGTAATGAAAAGCGAGGGCGTCTCCAACTCTGTTGACACCACTATTTCATCGGTGGATGCGATCGTGCCAATCAAGTCCCCGGTGCATGCCAACAACATGACCACGTCGTCAGGCCAGGCAAGCAGCCAAACAGATGAGTTGGAGTTTCTGAACAGCTGTAGAGACGCGGGCGTAGTGCACATAATGGGCAACACGGTGGTGAGGGCGAGGCGGGAATCGAGGTTCTACAAAAAGATAGCCGTCGATTACATATACGCATTCCTTAGGAAGATTTGCAGGGAAAACAGCGTTATCTTTCATGTTCCCCATGAGAGCCTTTTGAATGTTGGACAGGTATTTTATGTGTAG
- the LOC104445815 gene encoding potassium transporter 10 isoform X1, producing MVPREQTSDGADKKNSVWILDNAIDNPMDQEAEKLRNTQREKKISTLLLLRLAFQSLGVVFGDLGTSPLYVFYNTFPNGVKDPEDVIGALSVIIYSLTLIPLIKYIFIVSRANDSGQGGTFALYSLLCRHANINTIPNQDRTDEELTTYSRSIFDEHSFAAKTKRWLEGQRHRKSILLILVIVGSCMVIGDGILTPAISVLSATGGIKLDQPKMSDGITQVLGIEFFHTVDYLSITVYLFPSGLKLLTLCLFYTEVVVLVSVIILVGLFSIQHHGTDKIAWLFAPVVFLWFLLIGGIGIINICKYDTHVLKAFSPIYIYRYFKRGGIDGWTSLGGIMLSITGTEAVFADLSHFPVPAIQIAFTVVVFPSLLLAYSGQAAYLIKNSDHVVDLFYSSIPESIYWPVFLVATAAAVVASQATISATFSLIKQALALGCFPRVKVVHTSKKYLQQIYIPDINWILMILCVAVTAGFKNQTQIGNASGTAVAIVMLVTTFLMILIMILVWRCHWTLVVIFTVLSLIVEGTYFTAVLFKVNQGGWVPLAIAATFFVIMYVWHYGMVKRYEFEMHSKVSMAYILGLGPSLGLVRVPGIGLVYTELAKGVPPIFSHFITNLPAIHSVVIFVCVKYLPVYTVPEEERFLVRRIGPKNFHMFRCVARYGYKDLHKKDDDFEEKLFENLHMFVRLEYLMEECSESEISLYGQQTQQSNCEEWPPNDDNNSLTLSSIVDLTISSVGSIMPAESPVHLSARGSVASNRGNHGQNESNEIEFLNSCRAAGIVHILGNTVVQARRGSNLFKKIAINYVYALLRKMCRENSVIFNVPHESLLNVGQVFYV from the exons ATGGTTCCAAGAGAACAAACTAGCGATGGCGCGGACAAGAAAAATAGCGTGTGGATTTTGGATAACGCGATTGATAATCCAATGGATCAGGAGGCCGAGAAGCTGCGAAACACGCAGAGAGAGAAG AAAATTTCCACATTACTGCTACTACGGCTTGCCTTCCAGAGCCTCGGTGTGGTCTTTGGAGATTTGGGCACGTCTCCCTTGTATGTTTTCTACAATACCTTCCCTAATGGCGTGAAGGATCCTGAGGACGTTATCGGAGCTTTATCAGTGATAATTTATTCACTAACACTCATTCCGCTCATTAAGTACATTTTCATCGTTTCAAGAGCCAATGACAGTGGCCAAG GTGGAACATTTGCTCTTTATTCCTTACTTTGCCGTCATGCGAACATCAATACTATTCCCAACCAAGATCGGACTGACGAGGAGCTAACGACTTACAGTCGCTCTATATTTGATGAACATTCATTTGCTGCAAAGACAAAGAGATGGTTAGAGGGGCAACGGCATCGAAAGAGCATCCTCCTCATTCTAGTCATTGTTGGTTCTTGCATGGTAATTGGGGACGGGATTCTCACTCCAGCTATATCAG TTCTCTCAGCTACCGGTGGGATTAAGTTGGATCAGCCCAAGATGAGTGATGGTATTACCCAAGTTCTTGGAATTGAATTCTTCCATACAGTTGATTATCTGTCTATAACAGTTTACTTATTCCCCTCAGGCCTCAAGTTGCTAACCCTTTGTTTGTTCTATACAGAGGTTGTTGTGCTTGTTTCTGTCATAATTTTGGTAGGTTTATTCAGCATACAACACCATGGGACAGACAAAATCGCTTGGCTTTTTGCTCCAGTCGTGTTTCTTTGGTTTCTTCTGATTGGTGGCATCGGCATCATCAACATTTGCAAGTATGACACCCATGTTCTAAAAGCCTTTTCACCTATTTACATCTATCGCTATTTCAAGAGAGGAGGGATCGATGGCTGGACATCTCTTGGAGGTATAATGCTCAGCATAACAG GAACTGAGGCGGTTTTTGCGGATCTGTCTCACTTTCCAGTGCCAGCCATACAGATCGCTTTTACTGTGGTCGTGTTTCCATCCCTTCTTTTAGCTTATTCTGGACAAGCGGCCTATCTCATTAAAAACTCTGATCACGTGGTCGATTTATTCTACAGCTCAATTCCAG AGAGCATATACTGGCCGGTCTTCCTTGTTGCAACAGCAGCTGCCGTCGTTGCAAGTCAGGCAACAATATCTGCgacattttcattaatcaagcaGGCCCTTGCACTCGGCTGTTTTCCAAGAGTCAAAGTCGTTCATACATCCAAGAAGTACCTTCAGCAGATATATATCCCCGACATCAATTGGATCCTCATGATTCTCTGTGTAGCTGTCACAGCAGGATTTAAAAACCAAACCCAAATTGGAAATGCTTCTG GTACAGCTGTGGCGATAGTCATGCTCGTGACGACATTCCTCATGATACTAATCATGATACTCGTGTGGCGGTGCCACTGGACTCTGGTGGTCATCTTCACCGTGCTGTCATTGATTGTTGAAGGCACATACTTCACTGCAGTGCTGTTCAAAGTGAATCAAGGTGGGTGGGTACCACTAGCAATTGCGGCGACCTTCTTTGTCATCATGTACGTCTGGCATTACGGTATGGTCAAGCGCTATGAGTTTGAAATGCACAGTAAAGTCTCGATGGCATACATTCTTGGATTAGGCCCCAGTTTGGGTCTTGTCCGTGTCCCTGGTATAGGGCTTGTGTACACCGAACTAGCAAAAGGGGTGCCTCCTATCTTCTCTCACTTCATCACCAATTTGCCGGCAATTCATTCGGTCGTCATTTTTGTCTGCGTGAAGTACCTCCCTGTATATACAGtccctgaagaagaaagattcctCGTAAGACGCATCGGGCCAAAGAACTTCCACATGTTTCGATGCGTCGCGAGATACGGCTACAAAGACCTTCACAAGAAGGACGACGACTTTGAGGAGAAGCTCTTTGAAAACCTCCACATGTTTGTCCGGCTCGAGTATTTAATGGAAGAGTGTTCGGAATCGGAGATCAGCTTGTATGGTCAGCAAACTCAACAGTCCAACTGCGAAGAGTGGCCCCCAAACGACGACAACAATAGCCTCACGCTCTCCTCCATTGTGGATCTAACGATCTCGTCGGTGGGGTCAATCATGCCGGCTGAATCTCCAGTGCATCTCAGTGCGCGGGGCTCTGTAGCTTCTAATCGGGGGAATCATGGCCAGAATGAGTCGAACGAGATAGAATTTCTGAATAGCTGTAGGGCAGCCGGCATCGTGCACATCCTGGGTAACACGGTCGTCCAGGCTCGGCGGGGCTCGAACCTTTTTAAGAAGATAGCCATAAATTACGTGTATGCATTGCTAAGGAAGATGTGCAGAGAGAACAGTGTGATATTCAATGTCCCTCATGAGAGCCTTCTGAATGTTGGCCAGGTTTTCTATGTATGA
- the LOC104445815 gene encoding potassium transporter 10 isoform X2: MVPREQTSDGADKKNSVWILDNAIDNPMDQEAEKLRNTQREKKISTLLLLRLAFQSLGVVFGDLGTSPLYVFYNTFPNGVKDPEDVIGALSVIIYSLTLIPLIKYIFIVSRANDSGQGGTFALYSLLCRHANINTIPNQDRTDEELTTYSRSIFDEHSFAAKTKRWLEGQRHRKSILLILVIVGSCMVIGDGILTPAISVLSATGGIKLDQPKMSDEVVVLVSVIILVGLFSIQHHGTDKIAWLFAPVVFLWFLLIGGIGIINICKYDTHVLKAFSPIYIYRYFKRGGIDGWTSLGGIMLSITGTEAVFADLSHFPVPAIQIAFTVVVFPSLLLAYSGQAAYLIKNSDHVVDLFYSSIPESIYWPVFLVATAAAVVASQATISATFSLIKQALALGCFPRVKVVHTSKKYLQQIYIPDINWILMILCVAVTAGFKNQTQIGNASGTAVAIVMLVTTFLMILIMILVWRCHWTLVVIFTVLSLIVEGTYFTAVLFKVNQGGWVPLAIAATFFVIMYVWHYGMVKRYEFEMHSKVSMAYILGLGPSLGLVRVPGIGLVYTELAKGVPPIFSHFITNLPAIHSVVIFVCVKYLPVYTVPEEERFLVRRIGPKNFHMFRCVARYGYKDLHKKDDDFEEKLFENLHMFVRLEYLMEECSESEISLYGQQTQQSNCEEWPPNDDNNSLTLSSIVDLTISSVGSIMPAESPVHLSARGSVASNRGNHGQNESNEIEFLNSCRAAGIVHILGNTVVQARRGSNLFKKIAINYVYALLRKMCRENSVIFNVPHESLLNVGQVFYV, translated from the exons ATGGTTCCAAGAGAACAAACTAGCGATGGCGCGGACAAGAAAAATAGCGTGTGGATTTTGGATAACGCGATTGATAATCCAATGGATCAGGAGGCCGAGAAGCTGCGAAACACGCAGAGAGAGAAG AAAATTTCCACATTACTGCTACTACGGCTTGCCTTCCAGAGCCTCGGTGTGGTCTTTGGAGATTTGGGCACGTCTCCCTTGTATGTTTTCTACAATACCTTCCCTAATGGCGTGAAGGATCCTGAGGACGTTATCGGAGCTTTATCAGTGATAATTTATTCACTAACACTCATTCCGCTCATTAAGTACATTTTCATCGTTTCAAGAGCCAATGACAGTGGCCAAG GTGGAACATTTGCTCTTTATTCCTTACTTTGCCGTCATGCGAACATCAATACTATTCCCAACCAAGATCGGACTGACGAGGAGCTAACGACTTACAGTCGCTCTATATTTGATGAACATTCATTTGCTGCAAAGACAAAGAGATGGTTAGAGGGGCAACGGCATCGAAAGAGCATCCTCCTCATTCTAGTCATTGTTGGTTCTTGCATGGTAATTGGGGACGGGATTCTCACTCCAGCTATATCAG TTCTCTCAGCTACCGGTGGGATTAAGTTGGATCAGCCCAAGATGAGTGATG AGGTTGTTGTGCTTGTTTCTGTCATAATTTTGGTAGGTTTATTCAGCATACAACACCATGGGACAGACAAAATCGCTTGGCTTTTTGCTCCAGTCGTGTTTCTTTGGTTTCTTCTGATTGGTGGCATCGGCATCATCAACATTTGCAAGTATGACACCCATGTTCTAAAAGCCTTTTCACCTATTTACATCTATCGCTATTTCAAGAGAGGAGGGATCGATGGCTGGACATCTCTTGGAGGTATAATGCTCAGCATAACAG GAACTGAGGCGGTTTTTGCGGATCTGTCTCACTTTCCAGTGCCAGCCATACAGATCGCTTTTACTGTGGTCGTGTTTCCATCCCTTCTTTTAGCTTATTCTGGACAAGCGGCCTATCTCATTAAAAACTCTGATCACGTGGTCGATTTATTCTACAGCTCAATTCCAG AGAGCATATACTGGCCGGTCTTCCTTGTTGCAACAGCAGCTGCCGTCGTTGCAAGTCAGGCAACAATATCTGCgacattttcattaatcaagcaGGCCCTTGCACTCGGCTGTTTTCCAAGAGTCAAAGTCGTTCATACATCCAAGAAGTACCTTCAGCAGATATATATCCCCGACATCAATTGGATCCTCATGATTCTCTGTGTAGCTGTCACAGCAGGATTTAAAAACCAAACCCAAATTGGAAATGCTTCTG GTACAGCTGTGGCGATAGTCATGCTCGTGACGACATTCCTCATGATACTAATCATGATACTCGTGTGGCGGTGCCACTGGACTCTGGTGGTCATCTTCACCGTGCTGTCATTGATTGTTGAAGGCACATACTTCACTGCAGTGCTGTTCAAAGTGAATCAAGGTGGGTGGGTACCACTAGCAATTGCGGCGACCTTCTTTGTCATCATGTACGTCTGGCATTACGGTATGGTCAAGCGCTATGAGTTTGAAATGCACAGTAAAGTCTCGATGGCATACATTCTTGGATTAGGCCCCAGTTTGGGTCTTGTCCGTGTCCCTGGTATAGGGCTTGTGTACACCGAACTAGCAAAAGGGGTGCCTCCTATCTTCTCTCACTTCATCACCAATTTGCCGGCAATTCATTCGGTCGTCATTTTTGTCTGCGTGAAGTACCTCCCTGTATATACAGtccctgaagaagaaagattcctCGTAAGACGCATCGGGCCAAAGAACTTCCACATGTTTCGATGCGTCGCGAGATACGGCTACAAAGACCTTCACAAGAAGGACGACGACTTTGAGGAGAAGCTCTTTGAAAACCTCCACATGTTTGTCCGGCTCGAGTATTTAATGGAAGAGTGTTCGGAATCGGAGATCAGCTTGTATGGTCAGCAAACTCAACAGTCCAACTGCGAAGAGTGGCCCCCAAACGACGACAACAATAGCCTCACGCTCTCCTCCATTGTGGATCTAACGATCTCGTCGGTGGGGTCAATCATGCCGGCTGAATCTCCAGTGCATCTCAGTGCGCGGGGCTCTGTAGCTTCTAATCGGGGGAATCATGGCCAGAATGAGTCGAACGAGATAGAATTTCTGAATAGCTGTAGGGCAGCCGGCATCGTGCACATCCTGGGTAACACGGTCGTCCAGGCTCGGCGGGGCTCGAACCTTTTTAAGAAGATAGCCATAAATTACGTGTATGCATTGCTAAGGAAGATGTGCAGAGAGAACAGTGTGATATTCAATGTCCCTCATGAGAGCCTTCTGAATGTTGGCCAGGTTTTCTATGTATGA